A single region of the Lotus japonicus ecotype B-129 chromosome 4, LjGifu_v1.2 genome encodes:
- the LOC130713578 gene encoding probable xyloglucan endotransglucosylase/hydrolase protein 23, translating to MASSSLSLLMLLIPLLVSSSYIVLCSAGNFNKDFQITWGDGRAKILNNANLLTLSLDKASGSGFESKNEYLFGKIDMQIKLVPGNSAGTVTAYYLSSKGSTWDEIDFEFLGNLSGDPYTLHTNVFSQGKGNREQQFHLWFDPTADFHTYSILWNPQRIVFSVDGTPIREFKNLESAGVPFPKNQPMRLTSSLWNADNWATRGGLVKTDWSKAPFTASYRNFNANNACVWSGGKSSCKSNSPSSASGSASWLKQELDSTGYQRLRWVQKNYMVYNYCADKKRFPQGLPTECTHS from the exons ATGGCCTCTTCAAGCCTATCACTGTTGATGCTTCTTATTCCACTGCTTGTGAGCTCTTCTTACATTGTCCTTTGTTCTGCTGGTAACTTCAACAAAGACTTTCAGATTACATGGGGAGATGGACGTGCCAAAATTCTCAACAACGCCAATCTCCTCACCCTCTCCCTTGACAAAGCCTCTGGCTCAGGATTTGAGTCCAAGAATGAATACTTGTTTGGCAAGATTGACATGCAGATTAAGCTCGTTCCAGGAAACTCAGCTGGCACTGTCACCGCATATTAT CTTTCATCAAAGGGATCAACATGGGATGAGATTGACTTTGAATTCTTGGGGAATTTGAGTGGTGACCCTTATACTCTTCACACCAATGTGTTCAGCCAAGGAAAAGGAAACAGAGAGCAGCAATTTCATCTCTGGTTTGACCCAACTGCAGATTTCCACACATACTCAATCCTCTGGAATCCCCAACGCATTGTCTTTTCTGTGGATGGGACACCAATTAGGGAGTTCAAGAATTTGGAATCAGCTGGAGTTCCCTTTCCAAAGAATCAACCAATGAGGTTAACTTCAAGCCTGTGGAATGCTGATAATTGGGCAACAAGGGGTGGACTAGTCAAGACAGATTGGTCTAAGGCTCCTTTTACAGCATCATATAGGAATTTCAATGCCAATAATGCCTGTGTTTGGAGCGGTGGGAAATCATCATGCAAATCAAACTCACCTTCCTCTGCTTCTGGCTCTGCATCATGGCTCAAGCAAGAGCTTGATTCCACTGGTTACCAGAGGTTGCGGTGGGTGCAGAAGAACTACATGGTCTACAATTACTGCGCTGACAAGAAGAGATTTCCACAAGGCCTCCCAACCGAATGCACCCATTCATAG
- the LOC130715568 gene encoding probable xyloglucan endotransglucosylase/hydrolase protein 23, which produces MAFSSTSLMLLIPLLVSSYIVLSSAGNFNKDFQITWGDGRAKILNNDNLLTLSLDKASGSGFESKNEYLFGKIDMQIKLVPGNSAGTVTAYYLSSKGSTWDEIDFEFLGNLSGDPYTLHTNVFSQGKGNREQQFHLWFDPTADFHTYSILWNPQRIVFSVDGTPIREFKNLESAGVPFPKNQPMRLTSSLWNADDWATRGGLVKTDWSKAPFTASYRNFNANNACVWSGGKSSCKSNSPSSASGSASWLKQELDSTGYQRLRWVQKNYMVYNYCADKKRFPQGLPTECTHS; this is translated from the exons ATGGCCTTTTCAAGCACATCACTGATGCTTCTTATTCCTCTGCTTGTGAGCTCTTACATTGTCCTTTCTTCTGCTGGTAACTTCAACAAAGACTTTCAGATTACATGGGGAGATGGACGTGCCAAAATTCTCAACAACGACAATCTCCTCACCCTCTCCCTTGACAAAGCCTCTGGTTCAGGATTCGAGTCCAAGAATGAATACTTGTTTGGCAAGATTGACATGCAGATTAAGCTGGTTCCAGGAAACTCTGCTGGCACTGTCACTGCATATTAT CTTTCCTCTAAGGGATCAACATGGGATGAGATTGACTTTGAATTCTTGGGGAATTTGAGTGGTGACCCTTATACTCTTCACACCAATGTGTTCAGCCAAGGAAAAGGAAACAGAGAGCAGCAATTTCATCTCTGGTTTGACCCAACTGCAGATTTCCACACATACTCAATCCTCTGGAATCCCCAACGCATTGTCTTTTCAGTGGATGGGACACCAATTAGGGAGTTCAAGAATTTGGAATCAGCTGGAGTTCCATTTCCAAAGAATCAACCAATGAGGTTAACCTCAAGCCTGTGGAATGCTGATGATTGGGCCACAAGGGGTGGACTAGTCAAGACAGATTGGTCTAAGGCTCCATTCACCGCATCATATAGAAATTTCAATGCCAATAATGCTTGTGTTTGGAGCGGTGGGAAATCATCATGCAAATCAAACTCACCTTCCTCTGCTTCTGGCTCTGCATCATGGCTCAAGCAAGAGCTTGATTCCACTGGTTACCAGAGGTTGCGGTGGGTGCAGAAGAACTACATGGTCTACAATTACTGCGCTGACAAGAAGAGATTTCCACAAGGCCTTCCAACCGAATGCACCCATTCATAG